The Ostrea edulis chromosome 1, xbOstEdul1.1, whole genome shotgun sequence genomic sequence ATCATATtaataatgtaaacatttccaagttgtgtggattcaagttttcCCCCTTCAAATTATGGATCCTGGGGCTAGAATTTTTACTTGTTAGTATCTGAATAAAGtgtaaaaatctttaaacatcttcccCAGAACAGTAAGACTAAGTTAGTGATATTGATAGTGAAGCATCCCTATGTCGTGGATTTAAGTTCAATTAAGTCATGACCCATGAGGTTCAGGTGGGGGTATAATATGGGGTCAAACTTTTTTGTGAGATATAGAACGTAAATATCTTCTTCTGAAGCAGAACCAGAGGGATTCGGGTCAGCTTGTTTCAAGAGTTATGCCCCTTGattctgaaaattgaaaatttttactTTCAGGGTAAAGGAGAGCTCTTTCTACAGGCTTCCAACATTTTGCAGTCCAGCCAGAGGAGGCCCGGGGTCTTGGTGGGACTTATCATGTACAAAAACAGGTACTCTTATCTACTGAGTATCGACCAAGTGATTCTGTAAAAAAGCCTAACTGGAATCTGCATCACATTTGTCTCTTGTTTTTAGAGTTCTGTGTACTCAGGCTTCACCACAACTCAGTAGAAAACTCATATTGGTCACCCCACAGGTATAGTTCATTCATTTtatcaacaaatgtaaattattTCCAAAATAGTAAAATATATGACATTTCCATATTTTTATATGTGGAAAATTTTCATCCAAGATATATTAATTCTGGAGAGAATATTTCGCATAGATATGTGTACACCACCCCACACATTTATTCATTTGCATTACATTCCATAGCaaaacattttgacatcatGGAAATAATCCAGTgtgttagctgcagaactgtagctctcagGGGAAAAATTGGGACAGATCAATTTTTTCCCAAagagctacaattctgcagTTACCAATTGTGTATGACCATTCCCATGGGAAAAGCTTAATAGATAATTAACAAATGTACATAGAATTTCTATATGAATTTTACTTTGTATGAAAACTGACACATTTCTAACTGTTATGTGTTGATAAGAGGGTTTACGTGTGAAATGTGATGGTTATTGTTATCACGGTATATTGTAATGCTTTATAGTTCTATTTTGCAGCTTCCGTGTCTCTCTCTCAACACAGGTAATTGTCAAATAATCATGAGAATTTTTATATGTAGAATTAGATATCTTTAACCAAAGTAAACAACTGTTCAGTAATTATGTGTATGTTTAGATTGTTTTCATATGCAAAAATTTCATATGATGAAAGGGAAAAAGTGAATTTCTGAGTTTTACATTCAGTGAAAAAGGATAACTTTACCAATTAAAAGTTATATGTATCAATTAGATTTGTGTAATGTTTTACAGAAGATAACCTCCCAGTGGGAATCAGATTAGTCActatatttttaacaaatgaGGAATATTCTGCAATAAGAGTGAAGAGAAATGCTGGTAATCAACACTGTAAATCCTCTAAATTTGTTTGGACAACCTACAATTCTGAAAATCAATCATCCGGGAGAGCTCAAAGTAGAGGAGACAACTCCAAACGGAAAGAAATGGAGATAATTCCAGAAAAATCGGAAACGTTGTCAATGAGTGAAAGGGACAAGGGCTATCTCTCCGATACCTCAGTAGAATCAAGGAAGAGTAAGAATAATATACGAAAGAGCAGCAATTTATGGACACCTGCTGACCATCCCACACAGATTACTCAGGGCTTTGAATCTCCATCACAGCAGATGCCAAATGTAGAACAAGATGTAGATGTTACCATTAGTGACTTAGACAATGACAGTCCAAGGAGATCAAGTGAGGTGCTATTTAAAGAAGAGGAATCAAAGAATAATCAAGACTGTGTTCAACATAATGTTCTTAATAACATTTCATGTAGTTCTAATGAAAGTATGACACATAATGATAGGAATGATATGAGTTCAGAGGTCACAGTATTGGCAGAGGTTCATCAGATTGTTAATTCCCAAGAAACAAATGGTATACAGGAAGTTGTCCAGACAGAAAGTGCCGCAAATCGTTGTGAAATTGAAATACGAGTAGAGAATCTGGATGTAGAGGACACTGAGAAGGTTTCTGAGGAAAATCCCCCCGATGTGACAGtgttaaatatgatgaataGGTTACCATTAGCCAGGACACCAGAAATACTGTCTGACATTGAAACTGTGGACAGCAGACTATCTGGGTCTGAATCTCCTGAAATTCACACAGCTGCTGAGTCTAATTCCTCTGCTGACCAAGTGAAAGAGAGGCTAGAATTTACAGCAGTGTCGTCAGGGGTAGGGGTGTCAGGGGATGAAATGAGTGACAACAATGTGCTTGAAGAACGTGTTCCTACCAGTTCAGTCAACAGCAGTATTCCAAGCTCTAAATACTCATCATTCTTGTCCAGTAAATTTGACTCCCTGACCAGTGAAAGCACGGTTTTGGAAGAAGGCGCTTGGTACCCTGGACTTGATGACCTTCAGGATGCCATTTTATATATTCAAGGTCACTCTGAGATCTCACTTCTTCTGCTGTTGGAAGGCACCAAAGTTCCTGACCACAATACAATTCAAAGTTTggtaaaatcataatttctataaggaTCACattctttaaagggactggttcacgtttttcaaaagaaatatttttcatttttgatgttaaatatgCAAGTGGGGGGGACAAGTTTCCtcttgtctgaaactttaaccttgctaataacttttgaacagtcagtgctagagctttgatatttcacatgagcataCCTTTCCGTGGgcactaaaccttttgaccttggcatttgacctactttttttattttttacattggtcatattttttaccctgtgaccttgaccttggagtttgacccactttttgaaaactttaatcttgctaataacttttgaacagtaagtgctagagctttgatatttcacatgagtattccttgtgaccagacctttccatgggcaataaaccttttgaccttggcatttcacctacttttaattttttttttacattggtcataacttctaaatggaaaatattagagctttcatattgcacatgagcatttcttatgacaagatctttctactggtaccaagatatttgtccttgtgactttggccatctttggaattgaccattattgggggcatttgtgtttcacaaacacatcttgctcattttttatgttaagcattaaaaatataattcatttaatgttgtcAGCCAAATTTTTGatcttctgaatgcaagaataaaaacaatattttagccttaacttgtgttatgtaaacaaagattcaagcctttttatttttgtttaaaaaaacaaataataaactctctaaaatgagcttctgtgataatgtatgatatcatgaatcagtccctttaatactTGCACCCTTTGACATACAGCATAGAAaagtatttttagctcacctggggAAAGGCAAGTGTGAATATCTGTCAGCACATGTTAGCACATACATATTAGTTTTCTCTAGAAAGAATGTAATGTCATCATACTCAGTTTTCCCCCCTGGTGTTTCTTTTTGGAGTAATCCAAATTTCCAATATGGCCACCATGGCTTTTGATTGGCTGAGACAAAATGAACTTCATCTTCAGAATGATTGCATTCTCATTATCATATTTGGTACAAATGTGTAAAAGTCTTATTACCATTCTGGGATTTTCATACAGTTGCCATGGCTGAAGCTTTGTTTTTCCCCAATgtagtgatttttaaaagtaagaATATTGCTTTAGGTTTTGATTTATGGCCTATTAAAAATTTCCTTGGCTGACTAGTGTGTGCAAACTCTTCTTT encodes the following:
- the LOC125646657 gene encoding uncharacterized protein LOC125646657 isoform X2, coding for MCGQLMGMSEFLSCTISQSPPCIFSLKKGKYCLKRIGDYSFGLEGNFGDSNNQLKQQLDFLYNSFVMYCGSILNIKHQYSGDHKGFLRELRGIWDILYPCGSWHDSFLTQAFQIQPSLNIPKGKGELFLQASNILQSSQRRPGVLVGLIMYKNRVLCTQASPQLSRKLILVTPQLPCLSLNTEDNLPVGIRLVTIFLTNEEYSAIRVKRNAGNQHCKSSKFVWTTYNSENQSSGRAQSRGDNSKRKEMEIIPEKSETLSMSERDKGYLSDTSVESRKSKNNIRKSSNLWTPADHPTQITQGFESPSQQMPNVEQDVDVTISDLDNDSPRRSSEVLFKEEESKNNQDCVQHNVLNNISCSSNESMTHNDRNDMSSEVTVLAEVHQIVNSQETNGIQEVVQTESAANRCEIEIRVENLDVEDTEKVSEENPPDVTVLNMMNRLPLARTPEILSDIETVDSRLSGSESPEIHTAAESNSSADQVKERLEFTAVSSGVGVSGDEMSDNNVLEERVPTSSVNSSIPSSKYSSFLSSKFDSLTSESTVLEEGAWYPGLDDLQDAILYIQGHSEISLLLLLEGTKVPDHNTIQSLWKNALPQLADLDSSLKDVLEDSAESSLDMSSCLQYDSFFNSLSGNVVQPVTSQEEEFQKLAGAMHYAFKENQNITDSLFQSHSTYCLGHRNDSEEIYLSSQEMDTKGLKTNISMISSLQSSLTKSKDITLL
- the LOC125646657 gene encoding uncharacterized protein LOC125646657 isoform X1, encoding MAGIRKNGVGIFFIYDHTMLQKEEDDLKDAILYFYPPFVEENDQCAMCGQLMGMSEFLSCTISQSPPCIFSLKKGKYCLKRIGDYSFGLEGNFGDSNNQLKQQLDFLYNSFVMYCGSILNIKHQYSGDHKGFLRELRGIWDILYPCGSWHDSFLTQAFQIQPSLNIPKGKGELFLQASNILQSSQRRPGVLVGLIMYKNRVLCTQASPQLSRKLILVTPQLPCLSLNTEDNLPVGIRLVTIFLTNEEYSAIRVKRNAGNQHCKSSKFVWTTYNSENQSSGRAQSRGDNSKRKEMEIIPEKSETLSMSERDKGYLSDTSVESRKSKNNIRKSSNLWTPADHPTQITQGFESPSQQMPNVEQDVDVTISDLDNDSPRRSSEVLFKEEESKNNQDCVQHNVLNNISCSSNESMTHNDRNDMSSEVTVLAEVHQIVNSQETNGIQEVVQTESAANRCEIEIRVENLDVEDTEKVSEENPPDVTVLNMMNRLPLARTPEILSDIETVDSRLSGSESPEIHTAAESNSSADQVKERLEFTAVSSGVGVSGDEMSDNNVLEERVPTSSVNSSIPSSKYSSFLSSKFDSLTSESTVLEEGAWYPGLDDLQDAILYIQGHSEISLLLLLEGTKVPDHNTIQSLWKNALPQLADLDSSLKDVLEDSAESSLDMSSCLQYDSFFNSLSGNVVQPVTSQEEEFQKLAGAMHYAFKENQNITDSLFQSHSTYCLGHRNDSEEIYLSSQEMDTKGLKTNISMISSLQSSLTKSKDITLL